The segment CCAATACATTGATCGAATCGGAATATATATGCAACGGAATTCGTTTAAACTTGTACGGACCAATATTCATCCGTTTCACTGTTGTGAGCCGCATATTGATCTTACCGATCAACCCTTCTACCTGTGTGTTTACCGATTTTCGTGAACTGCTGATGAACACGCTGTCTTTCACAAACTGTTCAGATAACAGCAATGATAAACCAGCGCCGGTATCAAAATAAAAATTCAACAGGTAAGAACGTTCATCCTGTACTAGATGCTGTGTAATGGGAATGGATGCAAAAGAAGGTTTTAAAAAAGTACCACGCTTGGGGTATTTGTAAGTACCGGGCATGTACACACTCATCATATGTTTGTCGTAATCAAGAGCAACAATATACCTGCGTAAAAACGAAAACCCGATAATACCATCCACCCTCAAGCCATACACTTCGGTAAGTATCTGGTAATCGTTGATGTGGAAATCAAGACCGGTTACATCAAGACCCGGAAAATGCAGCGTACCGTTTTTGTAATAGTTGATATTTTTTGATCCTCCAATTCCCCGCACTGTTCTGTCGCTTGTTTCAAGCGGAAGTTTGTAATAAAGCGCAGTTGTTGTGTCGAGTGAAATACCTCCGCTGCCGGTATCTAAAATAAAATTGAGTGTATCGGGTAAATCGTTAAGCGTTGCATGAAGAATGATGATGCCACCGGTCAGCTGCTCAAACTGGAAACTCGTGAGCAGTCGGGCTGGGGGAAAATCATCGTTTTGGGCACTCAGCTTCAAACAAAGCAGCAGCAGGCATATCGTTTTGGCAAACTTCACGAATCAATATTAATGGAAACTAACCGGAAAGACAACGGAAATAGGATGAACGCTTCGTGGTTGGTAAAATATCCGGCCGTAACTTTACTGCCGGATAAATAGGCAACAGGCAATAATCAATTGGCAAATACAACTTATGTCTTGCATGTTGTCAATTGTCCATTGCATATTGGTAATTGCCCATTGTCTATTAATTTTTGAAACTCCAGCATATGAATCTTAACGATCTCTATCAGAAAGCCTCCAACTTTGAATTTTTAACTGTTGAAGAAGGCATATATCTTTTTCAAAACGCACCTCTTACCGAGTTAATGTTTGTGGCTGATGAATTACGTAAACAACAGGTGCCGCATGGTAAAGTAACCTGGCAGATCGATCGTAATGTAAACACCACTAATGTGTGTATTGCCAATTGTAAGTTCTGTAACTTCTTCCGCATACCCGGACATCCCGAAGCCTATATCACCGATATTGAAACTTATAAGAAGAAGATCGATGAAACCATTCGCTGGGGTGGAGATCAGTTGCTTTTACAAGGCGGACATCATCCTGAACTTGGATTGGATTTTTATGTGAATTTGTTTAAACAACTCAAAGCATTATATCCAAACATTAAACTTCATACGCTCGGACCACCCGAAGTGGCACATATCACCAAACTCGAAAAAAGCACGCACCATGAGGTGTTGAAAGCGTTGAAAGAAGCAGGGATGGATTCATTGCCTGGTGCAGGTGCAGAAATTTTAATTGATCGTGTACGTCGTTTGATCAGCAAAGGAAAATGTGGTGCTCAGGAATGGCTGGATATTATGCACGAAGCACACAAGCTCAACATCACAACAAGCGGAACAATGATGTTTGGTCATGTGGAAACATTACAGGAACGGTTTGAACACCTGGTAAAGATCCGTGAAGTACAAAGCCGCAAACCGGAAGAAGCAAAAGGTTTCCTTGCATTTATTCCATGGACCTTCCAGGATGTGGATACACTACTTGCAAAAATTCGTGGAGTACATAATTTAACTACAGCGGAAGAATATGTTCGTATGATCGCTATGAGCCGCATCATGTTGCCGAACGTAAAGAATATACAGGCGAGTTGGTTAACCGTTGGCAAACAAACTGCACAACTTTGTTTGCAGGCAGGTGCCAATGATTTCGGAAGTATCATGTTGGAAGAAAATGTAGTGAGTGCAGCAGGTGCACCACATCGCTTTACGTACAAATCTATACAGGAAGCAATTCGTGAAGCAGGTTTTGAACCACAGCTCCGCACACAACAATATGAATGGAGAGAATTACCAAATGTGATTGAAGAACAGGTGGTGGATTATTGATGAGGTTGAAACACAGATGACGCAGATTGTTGCGGATGATAACACAACAAAACAGCCGATGCGATGCATCGGCTGTTTTGTTGTAAGGTTGTATCAGTATATTTCTTTTAATAATTCCAGATCAATCGAATAGAATAGCCATATTGCTTTTCAAACGGATTTGGCCCACTTATTCCTTGGGATTCATTCGTTAACTGCAAAAATATTCCCAAGTCGTTGCTCATCTGCGAAGGAGTTGACGACCACCATTGACCCCACATCCCTTTATAATCAAATACACCTCTAGGTAATCGTGCTCCACCAGGTAACCCATTAAATCCGCTGCTATTAGTTGCTCCCGTGTTTGGACTGTTCCATAAAGTTGTTGCTTTTAATTTACCACCTGCAATTCCTGATCCACCCAAAGAATCGATCATTGCCACCCATTCTTCATCATTAGGTACATGCCATCCCGCAGGAGCAATTCCTCTTGGGTCATTCATCGCATACCAGTTATACAATTTACCGTATGTTGTTCCATTTGCAGTTTGATTTTCATAATAACACCAAGCACCTGTTGTAAGGTTTGCCCACGTAGCAGCATCCTGCACTTGCGGAATTGAATCACCGTTTTTGTAATGGGTAACATCAAGATTTTTACTGATCCAATGCTTATTTGCGATCTTAACCACGGGATAAACATTACCGTCAATATCTGTTAATGATGTAGGAGCTGGCGGTGGTGGTGGTGGTGGTGGTGGAGCTGGAATTGTGTCTGTTATAAATGACTGCTCCGCACTGTAAGAATTGCCATGAGCATTCCCCGCATAGGCCCGCACATAGTACCTTTTGTTGGGTTTTAAATTCAATAGATCAGTTGAGTAATTACTATTTCCGGCTGATGTTGATAATAGTAGATTATTAGTTATAGAAACATTAGGGATTGTATCCCATACAAATCCCTTTTGACTTACAGAAAAACTTCCTTCATTCGAAACAGTGCCCCATAAAATCGCAGAAGAAGTACCAATAGAAGAAATGGAATCGAGAAGAACTACAGGAGCACTAAATGTTTTCGAAGTAACACTAAGTTCGTTTCCATATGCAACGCCAACATTACTTACTGCAAAAGCTCTTACATAATATGTTGTGTTTGACTCGGTATCAAAACCAAATTGAGTTATTCCTAACTGTGTGTTTGGATATGTTGCTCCCACCTGATCGTTTGGATATGTTGGATTTGGATTTTTACTTACGCATATTCCAAATTCCAAAATGTACGAGCCGCCATCGCTTAAAACTGCAACATCAACGATAGCCTGGGGATGATCATTTACATTTTTAACTGCTTTTGTATTTATAACTGGCAAACATGGCCCCCACGTCAACGTATCATTACACCATTTTAAATATTGGCCATTTGTTCCCTTTGGAAGCGTCGTCCATTTTGTTCCATCCCAATACAACATTTGTCCAGCTTGTGTTCCAGGAGCTAAGCCATTACCGGCAGTATTTGCATACAACGAATAAGGAACACTTAACAATTGTGTGGTACCGGTTATTGTGTAGGATGAACCACCGGTAGGATCTGTTTCTGCTTTAATAAAAAAAGGTCCGTTTGCCCATGGTATTGAAGAAAACGTTCCGCTCTCAACTGTACCGCCGCCAATCTCAATAGTTAATAAACCGTTTTCATTTGTAGTGGGTGTATGTCGTTCAGCATATATTGAATTACCGGTAGAAGATCCCTGTAAAATACTGATACGCATGCCCACCTGGGTAGAACTTACTAATCCATTTGAACTGTTACGCACCACAGCCTGGTAGCTGATTCGTTGCGGCGATTGCGCAAGCAGTTGAGTTGATGAGAATGCAAATATGAAAAGGGTAAAAATAAATTTCATGTTATTTTGCTTTAACTATTTTAAATGATTTTAACTGGCGGTTATTATTCTGGATATTGAGAATAAAAAAGCTTCTTGAATAACTGCCTAATTCTATTTCTGTAATTGTATTTCTGATTTGTGCGCTCTTCAAAAGCTTTCCTTCACTATCGTAAAGAGAATAGCGGTAACTACTCAAAAACGGATCAGCAATTTTTAATTGAACAGTATTTGTTGTTGGATTAGGGAAAACAGAAGCAGACAAAATCATATCAATACGAGGCAATGAAGTAATCACTGATATCTCGTAAGGAAGTTGAAGTCCGCCGGATAATGAGCCGCCAGGTCCTTTGCTATCGGGAATAATAAGTTCTCCCACACTGTAGGTAACGCTTCCATTTATACCAGTTGCTTTACCTCCGGTTGTTACTGTATGTTGCTGGGCATGAAGTGCAGAAAAGGATAATAGAAGTAAGGGGATTATCAGCAGGCGGCTTTTCATAAAACAGATTTAGCGATAAAAATAACCAGAAATATGAAAAACTCTAACCGTTTTTAATAAGCGTGTGCTTTGAGCTCTTAACTGTGAAGTTGTGCTGAGGTTCTTTAATTTAACAGGTAGTCATTGGTAATTTCAACAAGTGCAATTTTGTTTTCTAACAGTAAAATTATTTGACCCAAAGGCATACTTATCATAACGACTTATCAATTTTCACCACTTCTGCCAATGCACCATTGCCTTCCACACCCGATGTGAAACCTGAATTGATGCCAAGCTTTACGGTTCCTTCTGTGCTGCCGATGATACCACCTGCCGAACCATTGCCTCCGGCAAACGTAAATGGGGTGTCGCCAATTTTTACTTCTGCTTTTCCCATAATACCTGCATCGCTGAACTGGTTGTTGTTATCAAACGACACATAAAACATTCCTTTTAATTCTGCACCGCCAATACCGCCAAAGAATTTTGCTTCACCACCAACACCTGCAGCAAGCGTAGTTGTTCCTGTTCTGAAATTGTGTTCATAATTGGCCTGCCAAAACTTGCCTGCTTCAATTACATACTTGTTACAGTCAGCTTTTATCTTGGCCACCTTGACATCAATTTCAACATTCAGCCAAGACGGACAACTGAGATCAAGATTGCGTGAAGAAGCAATTAAACTATCGGCCTCGGCAGTGGTAAGGCTTACACTACATTCCATCGGCGGATCTAAAAACTGGCCGCTTCCCCAGCACTGACTCAACACAACGAAATACTGTTGCAGGTTACGGTACACCATAATTCTGTTTCCTGCACTGGGATCAAGTGAAACAATATTAATGAGATCATTCAGATATTCTCGCCAGATCCCCATTGCACGGTTACCTCTTTTTGTAACAAACGCATTGTACTGTGCCACAAATGCGTCCATGATTGGTTTCTTCAGGTCGCAGCATTTTTTAATGTAGGCTTCCTGTTCACCAAACGTAGCGCCTGCCGGTGCCTGCGGACATTTCAGCGCCATCATTTTTTCATTGTATTCGTTGAGCAGTTGTTCAATATGATTAATATCAAGTTGATTGAAGAACAACAGTTCTTCTGATGTATATACTTTGTGTAAATCTTCAAGTAACGCTTCCACATAGTCGGCATAAATACCGGGCATCTGTTCACCATCTCTTTTTATTTCTTCAGGAGAAAGTTGCGCCTTGCTGTTCCAGTAAAGCATTTCCGCCATCACTGACTGACCAAATGCTTCACCTTTTATTTTAGCTTCAGCTGTTTGATCTGTTGTCTCAGGTAATGAAGGCACTTTAAAATTCTGGAAAGAGAGTTCTCCAAAATAATTACGACTTGGAATGTTGCGCTTCTTGCGGAGTTGATAAATATTAAATGCTTTGTCTTTACCACGCATCAAAGCCATGGTGCTTCTGCGGTAAGCTACTTCCAATTCCTTTTCAAAATACTTCATGCCTTCTTCATACTGTTCATAGAAGAATTTGATCATACCCATGCTGCGGTTTGCTTCGGGGTTCAACGGATCATATTGCAGACATTGTTTTAAAAACATTTCAGCTAAACCAATATCACCAAGGCCGAGATAAGCCTGCCCCATATTGTTCAGCAGCATACTGTTATTGGGATCGCTTTGTAATTGATTCATTAAAATAGGAATGGCTTTATGTTGAAAGCCCGTCATGTTCATGATAGCAGCAACATTGTTCCAACCGGTTTGATCATTCACATCTTTCAACGCAGCTTCGATTGCAATAAGAAGTGATTGCTCCGGCTTATCAGCATAAAAAGTTCCGATAGCAGATTGCTGAAGTGTTTCGGCATTTTGGCCCGTCACTATTTTCTTTACTTCCTGCAACACGGTTGGTTTCACAACTGTTTCAATTTGTTGCTTTGTTGTACGCAACATATCGCTCAGCTGAATTAATGTGGGAGGTTGTGTTGGGATGAGCGATAATCGCTTCGCATCTTTTAACGGCAGTTGCACTTTAAAATCAGGCAGCGTCATTTCATCTATTTTAAAATTCGCTTCCTGTGCAATCTGTTTTGCCTGTGCACTGTACTGCTTCTGCATTTGTTTTTTATAAGCTTCGAGTTCTGTCGGGCTCATCTTCATCATCTTATTCACATCTGGCATCGTGGGTTTGGTTTGTGCAAAGCCCAATGACATAGAGAGTAATATAAATAAGCTCGATAAAAGTGTTTTCATCTGACTAGTTTTTGAGAACATAAAAATAGAATCGGTGTTTGCTGTTAATAGCAGTATACTGCATCAATTGAATTTTCAAGCGAATGAATTGTAAACGCAATTGGTTTTAAACCACCGGGGTTTTTGGAAACACCGGTGGTTTTCTTTACCTTCTCCAACCAAACATTTGCATATGAGAAAAAATCAAGTTCAGTTTCATGTACTGCTATTACTCTGCATTACATTCTTTTCCCTCACATCATCAGCACAAGGCACATTATTGTTGCGGCAACCATCCGTGAGCAAACAACATATTGTATTTGTTCATGGCGATGATCTGTGGGTGGTATCCCGTGATGGTGGTGATGCACGCCGGTTAACAACTGCTGTTGGCGCAGAAACTAATCCACGCATCAGTGCCGATGGAAAATGGGTTGCCTTTACCGGGCAATACGATGGTAATACGGATGTATATCTGGTATCCATTGATGGTGGCGCACCAAAGCGTCTTACCTGGCACCCAACGCCCGATCTTGTACAGGGTTGGACAAATGATAACAAGATCATTTTCACATCCGACAGGATGGGTTATCCAACTGCCAACACAAAATTTTATACGGTTGCAACAACAGGTGGCACACCCGAACCAATGATCATTCCTTTTGGTTTTGTTGGCAGCTTGAGTGATGATGGCAGTATGATGGCATATCAACCGCATCGTTTCTGGGATCCTGAATGGAGAAACTATCGTGGCGGACAGGCGCAACCCATCTGGATCTTCAACATGAAAACACAGGAAACAACCAAAACAATTCAGGGCGACAGGGAACGACACACAGCACCGGTTTGGGAGAATGGTATTTTATATTTTCTAAGTGAACAGGATTATGCAAACAATGTATGGTCGTACAATCCAAAAACAAAAGCACAGAAACAACTTACGTTTCATAAAGATTATGATGTAAAGAATTTGTCAGCAAGCAACGGCGTACTTATTTACGAGCAAGGTGCACGTTTGCACAGTTATGATATTGCTACAGGCAAAACAAAACCATTAACCATCAATGCAAATGGTGATCTCAATTGGGGCCGTGCAAGGTGGAATAATATTTCAGGTGCACAACTTACAAATGCAAGTCTTTCACCAACGGGTAAACGGGCTTTGTTTGAACATCGTGGTGAAATTTTTTCGGTACCAAAAGAAAATGGCGACTGGAGAAATATTTCCCGCACTACAAGTGCTGCTGACCGTTATCCTGCATGGTCGGCCGATGGACAAAAAATTGCCTGGTTCTCTGATGCAAGTGGTGAATACCAGTTGATGGTTGCCGGCCAAGATGGATTGGGAACACCCAAAGCATACCCTATCCCCAATAAAAAATTCTATTACTATCCATCATGGTCGCCCGATGGAAAATACATTGCGTTTACTGATACCGATTACAATCTCTGGAACATGGATCTTGCAAGTGGTAAAGCAACATTGGTAGCTACTGACAGGCTTGCACATCCAAACAGAACATTACATCCGGTATGGTCACCCGATAGTAAATGGATCGCTTATGTACAGATCATGGAGAACCAGTTTAAAGCTGTGAAAGTGTACAATGTGGATGAAAATAAAAGTACCGCCATCACCGATGGTTTGAGTGATGCGATCAGTCCGCAGTGGGATGAAAGTGGAAAATATTTATACTTTCTTGCCAGCACCGATTATGCATTAAGCACCGGCTGGTTAGATATGAGCAGTTATAACTATCCGGTTACACGTGCATTGTACATGGCTGTTCTTTCAAAAGAAACTTCAAATCCATTTGAACCAAAGAGTGATGAAGAGCCAACAAAACCCGGCGAAGAAAAATCTGTACTTACAACTAAGAACACGGGTGATACGGTAAAGCCTGTTGTAACAAAACCAACAGGCGTAAGAGTGAAGATCGATTTTGATGGCATTGATCAACGCATCATTTCTGTAAATATTCCGGTACGTGATTACCAGGATCTGGTAGCTGGTCCTGATGGACACGTGTTTATTGCAGAAGCGATTCCCAATGAAAATGGTTTTGTTTTGCATCGCTATAGTATCAAAGACAGAAAAGCAATTGAATTCCTGAGAGGTATTTCATTTGCATCTTCCAGCTTCGATCGAAAAAATTTACTGTACAGCAGTGGACCGTCATGGTTTATTGTAAATACTGTTGCAGGTGCACCGAGGCCAGGTGATGGAAGATTACAAACAGATGGTATGCGGGTGTATGTTGATCCGTCAAAAGAAGCAGAACAGATTTTTAAAGAAGGCTGGCGTTACCAACGTGATTTTCTCTATGTTGATAATACACATGGTGCGCCATGGAACAAAGTGTACGATTGGTATCAACCTTGGTTAAAACATGTGAAGCATCGTTCTGATCTGAATTACATCATTGATATTCTTGGTGGTGAAATAGCTGTTGGTCACTCTTACACATCCGGTGGTGATTTTCCGCAAGTACCAACCATTCCTGTTGGATTACTCGGTGCTAACTATGCAGTCGATAAAGGTTTCTTCAAGATCACAAAAATATTTACTGGCGAAAACTGGAATCCTGAATTACGTTCGCCTTTAAGTGGGCCTGGTATGAATGTAAAAGAAGGTGAGTATTTGGTTGAAGTAGATGGACGGCAATTAACAGCAGATATGAATTTGTATAGTTTGTTTGAAGGCACTGCTAACCGGCAGATTAAAATTCGTGTCAACAACAAACCATCATTAGAAGGAGCAAGATCAATTACTGTTGTGCCCGTTGCAAATGAAGCGGGTTTACGTTCAA is part of the Lacibacter sediminis genome and harbors:
- a CDS encoding S41 family peptidase; this encodes MRKNQVQFHVLLLLCITFFSLTSSAQGTLLLRQPSVSKQHIVFVHGDDLWVVSRDGGDARRLTTAVGAETNPRISADGKWVAFTGQYDGNTDVYLVSIDGGAPKRLTWHPTPDLVQGWTNDNKIIFTSDRMGYPTANTKFYTVATTGGTPEPMIIPFGFVGSLSDDGSMMAYQPHRFWDPEWRNYRGGQAQPIWIFNMKTQETTKTIQGDRERHTAPVWENGILYFLSEQDYANNVWSYNPKTKAQKQLTFHKDYDVKNLSASNGVLIYEQGARLHSYDIATGKTKPLTINANGDLNWGRARWNNISGAQLTNASLSPTGKRALFEHRGEIFSVPKENGDWRNISRTTSAADRYPAWSADGQKIAWFSDASGEYQLMVAGQDGLGTPKAYPIPNKKFYYYPSWSPDGKYIAFTDTDYNLWNMDLASGKATLVATDRLAHPNRTLHPVWSPDSKWIAYVQIMENQFKAVKVYNVDENKSTAITDGLSDAISPQWDESGKYLYFLASTDYALSTGWLDMSSYNYPVTRALYMAVLSKETSNPFEPKSDEEPTKPGEEKSVLTTKNTGDTVKPVVTKPTGVRVKIDFDGIDQRIISVNIPVRDYQDLVAGPDGHVFIAEAIPNENGFVLHRYSIKDRKAIEFLRGISFASSSFDRKNLLYSSGPSWFIVNTVAGAPRPGDGRLQTDGMRVYVDPSKEAEQIFKEGWRYQRDFLYVDNTHGAPWNKVYDWYQPWLKHVKHRSDLNYIIDILGGEIAVGHSYTSGGDFPQVPTIPVGLLGANYAVDKGFFKITKIFTGENWNPELRSPLSGPGMNVKEGEYLVEVDGRQLTADMNLYSLFEGTANRQIKIRVNNKPSLEGARSITVVPVANEAGLRSRAWVENNRRKVNELSGGKLAYVYVPNTGNPGYTSFNRYYFAQQDKQGAVIDERNNGGGSAADYMIDVMGRKLQGYFNNRVEGHKVSTTPMAGIFGPKVMIINENAGSGGDLLPYMFRKSKLGPLVGTRTWGGLVGTWDTPPFIDGGRMVAPRGGFFDTDGKWAVEGEGIAPDIEVFYDPKALIEGRDPQLERAVQEALKLLKTEGIELKKEPAAPIRYKRPS
- the mqnC gene encoding cyclic dehypoxanthinyl futalosine synthase; protein product: MNLNDLYQKASNFEFLTVEEGIYLFQNAPLTELMFVADELRKQQVPHGKVTWQIDRNVNTTNVCIANCKFCNFFRIPGHPEAYITDIETYKKKIDETIRWGGDQLLLQGGHHPELGLDFYVNLFKQLKALYPNIKLHTLGPPEVAHITKLEKSTHHEVLKALKEAGMDSLPGAGAEILIDRVRRLISKGKCGAQEWLDIMHEAHKLNITTSGTMMFGHVETLQERFEHLVKIREVQSRKPEEAKGFLAFIPWTFQDVDTLLAKIRGVHNLTTAEEYVRMIAMSRIMLPNVKNIQASWLTVGKQTAQLCLQAGANDFGSIMLEENVVSAAGAPHRFTYKSIQEAIREAGFEPQLRTQQYEWRELPNVIEEQVVDY
- a CDS encoding T9SS type A sorting domain-containing protein produces the protein MKSRLLIIPLLLLSFSALHAQQHTVTTGGKATGINGSVTYSVGELIIPDSKGPGGSLSGGLQLPYEISVITSLPRIDMILSASVFPNPTTNTVQLKIADPFLSSYRYSLYDSEGKLLKSAQIRNTITEIELGSYSRSFFILNIQNNNRQLKSFKIVKAK
- a CDS encoding tetratricopeptide repeat protein; this encodes MKTLLSSLFILLSMSLGFAQTKPTMPDVNKMMKMSPTELEAYKKQMQKQYSAQAKQIAQEANFKIDEMTLPDFKVQLPLKDAKRLSLIPTQPPTLIQLSDMLRTTKQQIETVVKPTVLQEVKKIVTGQNAETLQQSAIGTFYADKPEQSLLIAIEAALKDVNDQTGWNNVAAIMNMTGFQHKAIPILMNQLQSDPNNSMLLNNMGQAYLGLGDIGLAEMFLKQCLQYDPLNPEANRSMGMIKFFYEQYEEGMKYFEKELEVAYRRSTMALMRGKDKAFNIYQLRKKRNIPSRNYFGELSFQNFKVPSLPETTDQTAEAKIKGEAFGQSVMAEMLYWNSKAQLSPEEIKRDGEQMPGIYADYVEALLEDLHKVYTSEELLFFNQLDINHIEQLLNEYNEKMMALKCPQAPAGATFGEQEAYIKKCCDLKKPIMDAFVAQYNAFVTKRGNRAMGIWREYLNDLINIVSLDPSAGNRIMVYRNLQQYFVVLSQCWGSGQFLDPPMECSVSLTTAEADSLIASSRNLDLSCPSWLNVEIDVKVAKIKADCNKYVIEAGKFWQANYEHNFRTGTTTLAAGVGGEAKFFGGIGGAELKGMFYVSFDNNNQFSDAGIMGKAEVKIGDTPFTFAGGNGSAGGIIGSTEGTVKLGINSGFTSGVEGNGALAEVVKIDKSL
- a CDS encoding aspartyl protease family protein, translated to MKFAKTICLLLLCLKLSAQNDDFPPARLLTSFQFEQLTGGIIILHATLNDLPDTLNFILDTGSGGISLDTTTALYYKLPLETSDRTVRGIGGSKNINYYKNGTLHFPGLDVTGLDFHINDYQILTEVYGLRVDGIIGFSFLRRYIVALDYDKHMMSVYMPGTYKYPKRGTFLKPSFASIPITQHLVQDERSYLLNFYFDTGAGLSLLLSEQFVKDSVFISSSRKSVNTQVEGLIGKINMRLTTVKRMNIGPYKFKRIPLHIYSDSINVLGYPSVKGLLGSDLLRRFNIVLNYPERLIHLTPNTHMRDPFDYSYTGMNYYFIDGKIVITEIQQGSPAEAAGLIPGDIIFGIETNFSNNISQYKALLQNPGQKVRILIFRNTLPQMFELKIGSILK
- a CDS encoding fibrobacter succinogenes major paralogous domain-containing protein; translation: MKFIFTLFIFAFSSTQLLAQSPQRISYQAVVRNSSNGLVSSTQVGMRISILQGSSTGNSIYAERHTPTTNENGLLTIEIGGGTVESGTFSSIPWANGPFFIKAETDPTGGSSYTITGTTQLLSVPYSLYANTAGNGLAPGTQAGQMLYWDGTKWTTLPKGTNGQYLKWCNDTLTWGPCLPVINTKAVKNVNDHPQAIVDVAVLSDGGSYILEFGICVSKNPNPTYPNDQVGATYPNTQLGITQFGFDTESNTTYYVRAFAVSNVGVAYGNELSVTSKTFSAPVVLLDSISSIGTSSAILWGTVSNEGSFSVSQKGFVWDTIPNVSITNNLLLSTSAGNSNYSTDLLNLKPNKRYYVRAYAGNAHGNSYSAEQSFITDTIPAPPPPPPPPPAPTSLTDIDGNVYPVVKIANKHWISKNLDVTHYKNGDSIPQVQDAATWANLTTGAWCYYENQTANGTTYGKLYNWYAMNDPRGIAPAGWHVPNDEEWVAMIDSLGGSGIAGGKLKATTLWNSPNTGATNSSGFNGLPGGARLPRGVFDYKGMWGQWWSSTPSQMSNDLGIFLQLTNESQGISGPNPFEKQYGYSIRLIWNY